A genomic window from Silene latifolia isolate original U9 population chromosome Y, ASM4854445v1, whole genome shotgun sequence includes:
- the LOC141631307 gene encoding uncharacterized protein LOC141631307 produces the protein MAKRKNPKPNNPKSINNQHSNRSNNNNNSHNTKSQKTVGTNIASSSGSSPSPVRRVSLNFPPLSNSELDVIVEEEKLSEDEIPDYEVEEGPGSDKEVTEPLLRLSTDDVEEETKEKQMEVVNTGHLMFDNKPVIVKEWKPETELIKHDVKSIPIWVKLYGLDIKFWGTSCLSKISGLVGKFLRCDEATSRRAFLGFARMLVEVQIGQEFSTEIEFLDELGVPVIVGKSPVVETQSLPRRFITKMLRQDSSEPRIFTPRGISLMDALTVSLLKARNVSNGKRVIQMVSDQLIHAQVFDKGNNKKFWVTMVYGFNKSQERISLWNNLQACEGLVQGPWIVCGDFNSVIDVNERIGGADVTWSEMAPMKEMMAQRQFGERKKTPFKYFNMWALDENFLEVVTEGWRVPVYGTPMYQVMQKLKSLKHGFKQLNRANFNDIENLTQVTELSLKHFQEKLRMDPFNPDLCQAERDCAEELSTLVKARGLYLAQKAKEHWMKEVHQAILTAPLTDEEIKQAMFSIPGNKAPGPDGYSSQFFKDSWSIVGKDVIRAVKSAFDPGKIGGHTPENINPAQSAFIQGRDIVGNILICQDLIKLYKRKTCSPKIMLIQKAYNSVEWEFLIGMLECLGFRVSLTNLIMECVSSTSYSLAVNGETFGYFQGKRGLRQGDPLSLLLFTICLEYLSRLLERIQRVKGFKYHPLCARVGFTHLCFADDLVVFCRGDMTSLTLVLRAIETFSRASGLKMNEGKSNMYGNGIPESFMDQIEQATGMKRGAIPFRYLGVNIIPKCLGIMDCQQLVDKVTKRIRAVGSKKLLYAGRLILIKTVLNTVHNYWSRIFIIPKAVLNKIDALCRAFLWHGNEAKESPALVAWNKLCKPRKNGGLGLRHLHSWNIAAIEKYVWWIEAKPDHLWVCWVHAIYIKQQVWQDFTPSLSSSWAWRKVCWVKNLLQLFLFNEQWRAHNPQYSIKIGYSWLVDEGNRLLTQDRMFKMKIIQENRCLLCGIDEESIEHLYFKCLFGRKCLALLSNWLQVDVPVNSVILGLREFF, from the exons ATGGCTAAAAGAAAGAACCCTAAACCTAATAatcccaaatcaattaataatcaGCATAGTAAtcgttctaataataataataattcacatAATACAAAATCACAAAAAACAGTAGGTACGAATATAGCGAGTTCGAGTGGATCATCTCCATCTCCGGTTCGTCGAGTGAGTCTTAATTTCCCACCATTATCTAATTCGGAACTGGATGTTATTGTGGAGGAAGAGAAATTATCAGAAGATGAGATACCGGATTATGAAGTTGAGGAAGGTCCTGGATCTGATAAAGAGGTAACGGAGCCATTACTTCGACTGTCAACAGATGATGTTGAGGAGGAG ACGAAGGAAAAGCAAATGGAAGTTGTGAACACAGGACACTTaatgtttgataacaaaccagTTATCGTTAAGGAGTGGAAACCGGAGACGGAATTGATTAAACATGATGTAAAATCGATTCCAATCTGGGTAAAACTTTATGGGCTTGACATAAAATTTTGGGGAACTAGTTGTTTGTCAAAAATTAGTGGACTAGTTGGCAAATTCTTAAGATGTGATGAGGCGACTTCTCGTAGAGCTTTCTTAGGTTTTGCGAGAATGTTGGTTGAAGTCCAGATTGGGCAGGAATTTTCAACTGAAATCGAGTTTTTGGATGAACTGG GAGTACCTGTCATTGTGGGGAAGTCACCAGTGGTTGAGACACAGTCTTTACCTAGGAGATTTATCACTAAAATGTTAAGGCAAGATTCAAGTGAGCCCAGAATCTTTACACCAAGAGGTATATCTTTAATGGATGCTCTTACTGTCTCTTTGCTGAAGGCTAGGAATGTGAGTAATGGTAAGAGGGTGATTCAG ATGGTGAGTGATCAGCTCATCCATGCtcaagtttttgataagggtaaTAATAAGAAGTTTTGGGTCACTATGGTGTATGGTTTTAATAAAAGCCAGGAGAGGATCTCTTTATGGAATAATCTGCAGGCTTGTGAGGGGCTTGTTCAAGGGCCTTGGATAGTTTGTGGGGACTTCAACAGTGTGATTGATGTGAATGAAAGAATTGGAGGGGCTGATGTCACTTGGAGTGAAATGGCTCCCATGAAGGAGATGATGGCTCAACGACAATT TGGTGAAAGGAAGAAGACCCCGtttaaatactttaatatgtgggctTTGGATGAGAACTTTCTGGAGGTGGTTACTGAGGGGTGGAGAGTCCCTGTTTATGGCACTCCAATGTACCAAGTTATGCAGAAATTAAAGAGTTTAAAACATGGGTTCAAGCAGCTGAATAGGGCTAATTTCAATGATATTGAGAATTTAACTCAAGTTACTGAATTATCCCTGAAACATTTTCAAGAAAAGTTGAGAATGGATCCTTTCAATCCTGATTTGTGCCAAGCTGAGAGAGATTGTGCTGAGGAGCTTAGCACTCTTGTTAAGGCCAGAGGCTTGTACCTTGCTCAAAAAGCTAAGGAACATTGGATGAAAGAAG TGCACCAGGCTATCCTTACTGCTCCTTTGACTGATGAGGAGATTAAGCAAGCTATGTTCTCTATACCTGGCAATAAAGCACCAGGGCCAGATGGATATAGCAGCCAATTTTTTAAGGACAGCTGGAGTATTGTGGGCAAAGATGTCATTAGGGCAGTTAAGAGTGCTTTTGATCCTGGGAAA ATTGGCGGGCATACTCCTGAGAACATAAATCCTGCACAGAGTGCTTTTATTCAAGGCAGGGACATCGTTGGTAATATTCTGATATGTCAAGACCTTATCAAGCTTTATAAAAGGAAAACTTGCTCTCCTAAAATCATGCTAATTCAAAAAGCATACAATTCTGTTGAGTGGGAGTTTCTCATAGGGATGCTAGAGTGCTTGGGGTTCCGTGTGAGCTTGACTAATCTGATTATGGAATGTGTTAGTTCTACCTCTTACTCGCTTGCTGTCAATGGTGAGACTTTTGGATACTTTCAAGGAAAAAGAGGGCTAAGACAAGGTGACCCCTTATCCCTTCTCCTCTTTACAATCTGCCTGGAATACTTAAGTCGTTTGTTGGAGAGAATTCAGAGAGTTAAGGGGTTTAAATATCATCCTCTTTGTGCTAGAGTTGGCTTCACTCACTTGTGCTTTGCTGATGACCTGGTGGTATTCTGTAGAGGAGACATGACTTCTCTAACACTGGTGTTAAGAGCCATTGAGACTTTCTCCAGAGCTTCAGGATTGAAGATGAACGAAGGGAAATCTAATATGTATGGGAATGGCATCCCTGAAAGTTTTATGGACCAGATTGAACAGGCTACTGGTATGAAAAGAGGAGCTATCCCTTTTAGATATTTGGGGGTAAATATTATTCCCAAGTGTTTGGGGATTATGGATTGCCAGCAGCTGGTTGATAAGGTGACTAAGAGAATTAGGGCTGTGGGAAGCAAGAAACTTTTATATGCAGGGAGACTCATTCTTATCAAAACAGTCCTCAACACCGTGCATAATTACTGGTCACGTATTTTTATCATCCCAAAGGCTGTGCTAAATAAGATTGATGCTCTGTGTAGAGCTTTCCTATGGCATGGCAATGAGGCTAAGGAAAGCCCTGCACTGGTGGCTTGGAACAAGCTGTGTAAACCTAGGAAGAATGGTGGACTGGGACTTAGACATCTCCATAGCTGGAACATTGCTGCTATTGAGAAGTATGTCTGGTGGATTGAAGCTAAACCTGATCATCTTTGGGTCTGTTGGGTTCATGCCATTTATATAAAACAGCAGGTATGGCAAGATTTTACTCCTTCTTTGTCCTCTAGCTGGGCATGGCGTAAGGTCTGTTGGGTGAAAAATCTGTTGCAACTATTTTTGTTTAATGAGCAATGGAGAGCACATAATCCTCAATACAGCATTAAGATAGGATATTCTTGGTTAGTTGATGAGGGG AATAGATTACTGACTCAGGACCGTATGTTCAAAATGAAGATCATCCAGGAGAATAGGTGCCTTCTATGTGGTATTGATGAGGAAAGCATTGAGCATCTGTATTTTAAGTGTTTGTTTGGTAGGAAATGTCTGGCATTGCTGAGTAATTGGTTACAGGTGGACGTACCTGTGAATTCAGTGATCCTAGGCCTGAGAGAGTTTTTCTGA